The segment AATGCCTGGGAGTCCACCATGATAGCGACATTCCGGCTCAATCAAAGGGATCAATGCGATTTGCTAAAAGTGCAACCGGAATCATTGGCACTGCGGGCAATAAGCAGATGAGCCATTGAGTGAGATTTAAGGGAGCTGTTTTAAATAGAGTATTCATCACACTCCATTGGCTAAAGACAATCTGTAACATCACAGCTCCAGCAATTCCATAAAGTATGGCACGGGTATCACCGAATGAAATAGGTTGTTTCCCGCGAAGTTTAGCCATGATCGTCTTGCCTAATTGGCTAATGCTGAGTAAGTAAACAATCCGACCTGCGACAAGTGCTTGGATTGCCATCGTTCGCGCTAGTTCCAGATTTCCAGTACTTTGACGCACCCATTCAAACATCCCGAAGATCAAAATCCAGTTAAAGACGGAGATGACTAAAATTCTGTAGATCAGAGTTTTTGATAGTAAAGGTTCACGCGGATTGCGCGGCGGATGTTGCATAACCCGCTCAGTTTTTGGCTCGAAGGCTAGAGGAACCGTCATCGCGATCGAGTTCACCATATTCAGCCACAAGACTTGCAGCGATAGAATCGGCAAAGCTCTCGCAAATAAGGCACTGATCAAAATCGTCATCGATTCGCCACCATTGACCGGAAGAATAAACGCGATCGCTTTCTTGAGATTCTGATAAACGGTGCGTCCTTCTTCCACAGCAGCTTCGATCGACGCAAAGTTATCATCAGTCAGCAACATATCTGCGGCTTCCCGCGCTACATCCGTTCCCGCACCCCCCATCGCAATGCCGATGTCTGCTTTTCTCAGTGCAGGCGCATCATTCACGCCGTCTCCCGTCATGGCAACAATTTCACCCTTCGATTGCAAGGCTTCGACGAGCCGAAACTTTTGGGCTGGGGCAACCCGCGCAAAGACAACACTGTTTTCTACAACCTGAGAGAGTTCTCGATCGTCCATGCGTTCGAGTTGCTGTCCATCGATCGCAGTGGCATGACCTGCGTTTTGGAGTCCGATGCGTTGAGCGATCGCTTTCGCAGTCGTAATATGATCGCCCGTGATCATTTTTACTTGGATACCCGCAGACTGGCAGGACTGAACAGCCGCGATCACTTCAGACCGAGGCGGATCGATCATGCCCTGTAAACCTAAGAAAATCAATCCAGAATCAAGGTCATGATGATCGATCGACGACTGAGATTTAGATACAGTTTTCTTCGCAAACGCTAGCACCCGTAAGCCTTCTTGCGCCATTGTTTCGACTTGTTGTTCAATGTGTTGACGATCGAGTGGATGCTTCTCGATTGTATGTTCACACCGTTTGAGAATGGCTTCGACGGAGCCTTTTACATAGATGATGTGCTCAGTTGCAGTATCATGCAAAGTTGCCATGTATTGAAATTGCGACTCAAACGGAATCGAATCAATGCGAGGCAGGGATTGCGAAATGTGAGCCAGATGAAATCCTGCTTTGTTCGCAGCCGTGATCAATGCGCCTTCGGTCGGATCACCAATCACAAGCCAACGATCGTTCTCTTCCTCTAGATGGGAGTCATTACACGCGAGTCCGGCAGTGAGGCATTCTTGTAAAGCGCGTGCATTGGTCACCCTCACGATTGCTCCAGTGGAGTCAGCAATCTCGCCGTCGGGACTATAGCCTGTTCCACTGACTGAGTAAGTCTGATCGCCTGCATAGATGGCTTGCACCGTCATTTGGTTTTCGGTCAGCGTTCCGGTTTTATCCGAACAAATCACAGTGGCACTTCCAAGGGTTTCCACCGCAGGGAGTTTTCGCACGATCGCGTGTCGCCGCGCCATGCGATTGACCCCGATCGCTAATGTCACGGTTACTACCGCAGGCAATCCTTCGGGAATCGCGCTCACTGCTAACGCTACTGCCGCTTCAAACATTTCCGCTAGTGATTGTCCTTGTCCCACCCCCACAGCTAAGGTCAGTGCTGCCAGTGCGAGAATGATGTAGAGCAAGGTATGGCTAAATTTAGCGAATTTGCGCGTTAGAGGAGTGCTGAGATCCGTTTGTTGATCGAGCGATCGCGAGATCTTGCCGACCTCAGTTTCGTTTGCCGTTGCTACGACAATGCCGCTTCCTTGTCCAAACGTGACAAAACTGCCCGCATACGCCATATTTTGTCGTTCTGCCAGCGGTGTTTGGGGTTGCAGGGGTTCCGTCAGTTTTTCAACCGGAACAGATTCTCCGGTGAGCGCCGATTCATCAATTTGTAAGTTGCGAGTAGTAATCAAGCGCAAATCAGCAGGAACTTTGTCGCCTGAAGCGAGGAGGACTAGATCTCCTGGAACAAGCTCTTGTGAAGGAATACGTTGTTTTTGTCCGTTGCGAATCACCGTTGCTTCTGTGGTGACTGCTTTGGCAAGAGCCGCGATCGCGCCTTCTGCTTTCGACTCCTGCACAAACCCAATGATGGCATTAATGATCGTCACACCCCAAATGACGGCTGCATTCGTCCACGATCCTAAGAATGCTTTAATTGCACCAGCAACAATCAGAATGTAGAGCAACGCTTGATTGAACTGAAGTAGAAATCTTAACCAAGCTGGCTTTCCCGGTTTTACTGTTAGCTCATTCAAGCCATAGCGCTGTTGATTCTGGCTAACCTGAGTAGAAGATAACCCAGCTTTAGGATCGCTCTGAAATTGTGCAATGACTTCTGGAGCCGTTGCTTCATAATGCGAGCGAGACAAAGCTTGAGAGCGTGTATTTGTCGTCATAATAGTAGTGTCACGAGTCAAATTTGAGATGTGATCAGTAACAATAAAAAATCGCTCGCGATCTCTCCTCACTCAAGAGTGCAGAAGAATACCGCTCACAACTCTAACGAATTTGTAGAACTTAACCTAGAAAGGCGATTGTTGAGAGCTAGATAGCTGTTGTGTAAGTTGCTCTGTCACAATTTTCAGCAGTTTGGACGGATAAAAGGGCTTCGTAATATAGATTGCATTGAGTTGTGTTGCTAATCTGCGGCAACTCTCGTCTTCAGCACTTGTACAGATGATAACAGGAAGGCTAGCCGTTAAGTGATTTAATCGAATTTGTTGTAACACTTCTAATCCATTCATTCCAGGCATATCAATGTCTGAAATTACGAGGTCTGGATGCTGCTCTTGAATTTGTGCGAGTCCTGATTGTCCATCTGCTGCACAGACAACTTCATAGCCTTCTGGAATCAATAAACTGCACAATAAATCCTGGCTCAGAACATTATCTTCTAGAACAAGAATCTTGACCATTGTTGAATGATGAACTTAAGGGCAAAAACCCTAATTCTTTGAATCGACCTCAAGAATTAGGGTGCGGTAGGAATCAGAACCAGATGAATCGTCACAACAGCGCTTCGCAGCCTGTTTAAACAGTGCTACTGACTTCATTAGTACCACGGGAGATGTTAGAGAACAGGGGGGATTTCGGGGGGATTTCGGGGGCTTCTCAATCAAGTTGCTTCATCCGGTACCCTAAGCCGTGGACAGTTTCGATCAAATCATCAGGTGCGCCGACGTTTCGGAGTTTTTGCCGTAAGGTTCGGATATGAGTTTTTACGGCTTCTTCGGTCGGAGACTCGTCGATCGACCACAATCGATCAATAATTCCCGGTCTACTTAACACTCTGCGACCGTTAGCTAGTAATAGTTCTAACAGCGAATATTCTTTCCGGGTTAATGTCAGGAGTTGCTCTCCATACATCACTTCGTAGGTTGTCGGATCAAGGCACAAGCTCCCCCAACAGAGTTTGGGACGAATTCGGGTACCGCCCCGTCTCAGCAGTGCGCGAATTTGAGCCATCAGTTCTTCGAGGTCAAAGGGCTTTACCATATAGGCATCGGCTCCCGCATCTAGCCCAATGATTTTGTCGGCGATCGTATCGCGTGCAGTTAACATCAAAACCGGAATGGCAGTATTGCGATCGCGTAATTGTTGACACAATCGAATCCCATCGATTTTAGGCAGGGTGACATCTAATAACACCAAATCATAGTCCGATAGCTCAATCCAATGCCACGCAGATTCGCCGTCTTGGGCGACATCCACGGTATATTGACGGTTGGTTAACGCTTCCGTCAACATCTCTGCGAGTTGAATATCATCTTCTACAATTAGAATTCGCATTGGAGCTTGTAATCAGACTTTGTTAAATTATGCCGTTCTAGTCATAATTTTGTGAATGGTGACGATTGTAGATGGCTTAAAAGGAGTGCTGATGAAGAAGTCACTCGAAGGACAATGGATTCGGGCGGGGCTAGGATTCGCCTTTCTCTTAATGGGAGTTGTCAGTTTTGTGTCATACCAAAATGCAACTCAGTTAATGGAAAGCTCTCAGCAAGTGCGACAAACCAATGAAGTCTTACAATCTCTCACTGATATTTCTACAACGTTGACAGAAGCAGAGTCTGAACGCTGGCGCTATCGTTCATTTCAGGCGAACGAAGATTTAGAGCGGTATCAGATGGCAGTCAAGAGACTGAGTGATCAAGTGAATCAGGTACAGAATGTCCTCACCACTACCCCCGATCAACGATCACAGGTTGAAGTTCTAAAACGTCTGATTACTACCCGAATCGCATTGTTACAGCGCTCTCTCAAGGCTCGCTCCGACGCAAACCCGGCTCAAAATCCTCTCTTCGCTGAGCTTAGACAAAATCAGGAGGCGATTCGCCAAGTCATTCACCAACTCCGTACGACTGAAGAAGACCTCTTACAAACTCAAATGCGGAGATCGCAAACGAATCTTCAGGGCAGAATGCTGATTGAAGTGCTAGGAACCGTATTCACGTTTATCGTGTTGTCAGGAGTTTATGCCTTGCTCTATCAACAGATGGTCAAGCGTCAACGCGCAGAAGCGTTACAACAGAGCTTGGCGCAGCAGAAAGAACTGAGTGAGCTAAAGCTTCGGTTCTTTTCGATGGTGTCGCATGAGTTTCGCACTCCGCTGAGTTTGATTTTAGGATCAGCCCAACTTTTAGCAGAAAGCTTAAAACCCTTGCATGACCCAATCAAGCTGAAAAACTTAAATCGCATTCATGTCTCGGCTAAAGCGATGACTCAATTGTTGAGCGATATGTTAACGTTAGCACGCGCTGATGCAGGACAATTAGAATTTCATCCCGCTTGGGTGGAGATGCAAACGTTTTGTCTCAATCTGATCGAAGATTCTCAATTGTTCAGTGAATCGCGACGATCGATTAAATTTATTCAACAAGGCAGTACAACTCATGCTTGGGTCGATGAGAAATTGCTCTATTCAATCCTCAGTAACTTGCTCTCAAATGCCATTAAATATTCTCCAATCGACAGTACTATCTATTTCACGTTCAAAGATCAGATTGAACACATGATCTTTGAGATCAAAGATGAAGGGATTGGCATTGGAATCGAGGATCAACAAAAGCTTTACGATCCCTTTAGTCGCGGGAAAAATTCAAGAGGCATTTTAGGCACGGGATTGGGATTAGCGATCGTGAAAAAGTGCCTCGATGTACATCAAGGCACAATTGATGTAGAGAGTACACTAGGCAGTGGATCAACTTTTACGATTCAAATTCCCCACGCTAAGCTGCAAGATTCCGCTTAAGGTAATTCTCTCAATGATCTAAAAGCGCGTTACTAGAAAGGATAAGCTCTGAATTGTATGGAACATCTCATGCTAACAACATTGATTGCAGAGGCAACGATCGAAAGTAACCTCAAACCTTTTTTACTGGTTCTCGCTGTGTCTCTCAGTGTAGCAACTCTCCCTCAGTTCTTTGGCTGGTTTCGCCGGATTCCCTATACGCTGCTGTTGGTGATTGTGGGACTAGGGTTAGCATTTGTTGATGTTCGCCTCGTCAATCTTTCTCCGGAATTAATTCTCTCGATCTTTTTACCCCCACTTCTGTTTGAAGCAGCATGGAATCTGAGATGGACAGAGCTAAAACAGCAGTGGGTTCCGATCGCGCTGTATGCCATCTTAGGCGTAGTCATTTCCATTCTAGGAGTGGCATTTGGCTTACATTACCTCGTGAGCCTGCCACTTACGACAGCATTGTTAATTGGAGCAAGTTTATCTGCCACTGATCCGGTTTCAGTGATTGCTCTTTTTCGAGAATTGGGAGTAGACAAACGCTTATCTACAGTGATGGAAGGCGAAAGCCTATTCAATGATGGGATGGCAGTCGTTGCCTTTAGTCTGTTAGTCGGATTACCTCTAGGAACTGCAACCTTGTCACTCCAATCGATTCTGGGTCAGTTTTTCGTTGTCGTTGGAGTGGGCGTTGCAGTTGGGACTTTGATTGGATTTAGCATTTCTTATCTCACCCAGCGATTTGATCTACCGCTTGTCGAGCAATCCCTGACGCTGGTTTCTGCCTATGCAACCTATCTGATTGCAGAAGATTTAGGTGGCTCTGGTGTAATTGCAGTCGTTGTTGTCGGACTGGTTTTGGGGAACTTTGGGTCACGCATTGGCATGAATCCCCGGACTCGGATTATTGTGACCGAGTTTTGGGAGTTCCTTGCCTTTTTTGTCAATTCGATCGTATTTTTGCTAATTGGGGATCAGATCCGCTTTGCCATCCTAGACGACAGTTGGAAAACGATCGTTATCACGATTCTCGGAATGATTTTGGCGCGGGCGATTACAGTGTATGGTTTAGGACGGTTGAGTAATGCCCTCACAACCACAGATATCTCGATGCGAGAGCAAACCTTGTTATGGTGGGGCGGCTTACGGGGATCAGTTGCGATCGCACTTGCCTTGAGCGTTCCGATTGTCTTACCGGAGCGAGAAGAGATCATCGCTGTGGTGTTTGGCGTGGTTCTCTTTACTTTGCTGGTTCAAGGTTTAACAATCAAACCCTTGCTAGAAGTTCTGAAACTGCTCGGCGATCAGCCACTCCGCCAGCAATATGCTGAGGTAATTGCCCGGTTAACTGCGATGAATCGAGTGTTAGATCACCTGCACCAAGTCCAACAACGTCCAGGCATTGAGCCAGAATTCTATTGTTACCAAGAGGCTCTTGTGAAAGGAGAAATCGAGCGACTCAGCCAAGAAGCAGCGCAACTTCAGTCTGAGTATCCGAGTCTAAACGGCTTTGCAAATGACCAACTCCGCGAAGAACTTTTAGCAGTGGAAGCCGAAACTTATGCCGAGCTAGTTCAATCGGGTCAACTCAATCAAGAACTCGCTCCTCTGATGCAACACGCATCTGAAATAGATTCTGTATAAATGTGATGTTTAGGACTTATTCGCTCTACTCTCGTGTGATGTCCATATCTTGATTTCAGGGATCACAATCACTGCGTGATATCTCGGCGGGATGTACATTAACTACCGGAGTTAGGGCGATCGCAATTGAGAATTGAGGCGTTTGATTAACCAATAGCTCAGCGCAAGAGCGAAGATCGCAATGCCTAAAGCGATGAGTTCCGAATGACTAAACTTACTGAAATCAAAAATAATAATCTTGCGCGCGATCGCAATCAGCGACGTTGCAATTACGAGTTCTAGTCGAACTGTGTTTTCTTGTAAGTAGACCGTGATATTTTCAAGCAGTTCTAGCGCAATGAGGATATTGAGAAATAATCCAAAAATATCAATTAATGTCCGATTGAAAAATCCGAATGGCTCCTGTAATAAATCTCTAGCTAAAATCAGAATCAGATCCAGTAATGCGACAGATATCACAATCAGCATAGCGGCTGAAAGCACTTTTGAAACAAATTTTTCAAATCGCCGAATCGACCTCACATAGGTATCATCGGCAAAAAAGGATGAAAGATATTGAATGAACTTCTCCCCTACAGATCTCATAATGATCGCTTCTAATCATCAGCAACAAGAAATCTTGCGCGGAGGGTTTGACTCGCCCTCACTGCACAGAGCATTTCAACGTTAACTCACTGTAACCTTTAAATGAGTGCGTTCCACCGCTTGATTGAAGGTTTTGGTACGATCGCTGAAAAAAGATCACTCGAATATCCCGAACTCACATTAGCTGAGAGTTCGGGTTGAAAGCTATTACTGATACCAATAATTTTTCGGTGAGTAGGAATCTTGAAAACAACAGAAAAAGCAGAGCGAAGCAGAGAGTGCATCTAACTCTGCATCACTAATTTTCTCCGACACTCGCCATTCATCCAGAAACCTCAAAATCAAGGATAAAGCAGCTTGTCGGCGCACAAATTCTTTTCCAGAACCCATTGCTTCTTCAGCAGTTGCATAGACAGCAGAAGAAGTATAAACTCGCATCGGCTTAGGAGTTGGATCGTTCACATAGACCTGCCATCCTCCATCATGAGAAACAGCTTTAACGATGTGGTCTAAATAATAAACCTCGATCATCTTGCCTCCGCTTTTAACCGTAATATCTATGGTTCCTGGTTTTTCCAAGGTCATATCGCCTGAGGACTCTACCAAATAAGCGTTAAGATATCGGAGGGAAATCGGGGGGATGTCGGGGGGAAATGAGCCTAAAAAACTTGCAGTAAATTTGAAGAACGCTCTGTTTTCAAGAGACTGCCCTGTTCAAATACGTAGAATCCACCGTGCAACATTGAGGTAAATTAATACGCCGAATACATCTACTGCTGTTGTAATGAACGGAGCAGACATCAAGGCGGGGTCAAGTTTGAATGCTTGAAACAAAAACGGTAGACCCGAACCTGCGATCGAGGCAATCAATGAAATCGCAAATAAACTAATCCCGACAGCAAGCGCGACTCCTATATCTCCTTGCAAGAAATAAGCCCACACGGTCACAATCACACCTAACATTGCTCCTAGAATACTGCCTGCGATCGCTTCTCGTCGAATCACACTCAAGCGGTTCCGGAGTTGATCATTATCAGTGTTCAATCCCCGGATAATCACCGTAGACGATTGTGACCCAACATTACCACCCGTATCAATCAACAATGGAATAAATGCTGCTAGTGCAACCACCCGCTCTAACACATCTTCCTGACTGCGAATCACAGCGCTGGTTGCAGTATTCGTGACTAAAAGAACTAACAACCAGACCACACGTTTTCGGGCAATCGTGAAAAGATTAGCACGAAAATAATCATCACCATCCGATTGCAAGCCGCCTAATGTGTAAATATCTTCCGTCGTTTCCTCTTCTAATACATCTAGAATATCATCGACGGTCACAATTCCTACGAGACGCTGCTCACGATCGACAACGGGAAGCGCAATTAAATCATAGTCCTGAATGATTCGCGCTACCTCTTCTTGATCGGTATTCGTCTCGACCCTGACTACTTCTCGGTTCATAATCTGGCTGATGAGCACTTCCAAATCAGCAGTCAGCAAGTCTCGCAGTGAGAGAATCCCGTTCAAACGCCGACTGATATCAGTGATATAGAGATAGTAGATTGTCTCTGTTGATCGAGCGACTTGGCGAATGCGTTCGAGTGCCTGAGCGACAGTCCAGGACTCCTTGAGGGAGACATACTCTGGGGTCATCATTCGCCCCGCAGTATTAGCTGGATAGCCCAACAGCAGCGCCGTTGCATCGCGTTCTTCAGCACTGAGGTGATAAAAAAGTTGTCGCACCACTTTTGCTGGAAGCTCATCAAACAATCGCACCCGATCATCTGGCGACATCCCATCAACCACTTCTAAAACATCAGGTCGCTTAAAATCTTCTAGGAGGGCTTCTTGAATCGCGGGATCCAGATACTCATAAACTTCGATTGCTTCATCTTTCGACAACAACCGAAATGCGATCGCTTGCATGACCGATGGAAGATCCTCGATCGCGTCTGCAATATCAACAGGCTGAATGGGAACGAGGAGTGCTTTGGCTGCCTGGAAGTCCTTTTGCTCCAACAGCGGTTGCAGTTGCGATCGTACCCACTCCCTTAACTCTTGTCGGGTGAGATTGGGTGGAAATTGAGTCACGGTAGCTTCCTATTTCTGAAAAATAGTGGTTTGGCCTTTTTTCAATGCAGTTTGGGAACGGATCACGACTAGGCACTTGTTCTCCATTGCTATTGAGCTATCTTGGGCTATTGAGCTATTTTGGCTCTCCTAATATCAATCAAGTAATCGATTCCGATTCAATTCATCTTGAATCGAGAAGCCCAAACATGAGCACATTACACTTGAATACACTTGAATCCATAGGTCAAACGGCTTTACTATAGCGCCTCGCAATGAATAATTCGGAAGGAAATCGGGGGGATTTCGGGAGGAGCGTGACCCAATGAAATAGCATGAATGAGTCAGACAGATTGCTGACATTCTTCTAACGGTTTTACATCGATCGTGTTACGGGAAGTGCCGCCTAGAAAAAGCTCTCTGTTGCATCTTCAATGCTTTTTCAGATGGGCAATAATCAGAACACTCGATCGCGGATTGAGTCATCACGATCAAAGGGTTTACGGCACATTTGAAATAGTAGTTATCATGAAAAAATTGGCAGTTTTGACAAGGAATATTGCTTTCTGGCGAATGAATTCGCGCTCTAGATTCCTTTCTACCTTTCACGACTGACCAGAGTGCTATTCCCCATATCATGATAAATCCTAGAAGATGGACTACACCAAGACTAGAATTGGGTACAACATCCGGAGGCAGTGGATTAATTGGTTCTGGAGAAGCTTGGCTTGCTTGAGTTGTAACAAGTTTTATCTGAGTCATCTGAATTCTTCTGAAATTGCGGGATTATTCTGCATAACGCTTATAAATACAAGTTTTGCCATCAATTCAATTTGACCCAAAACCTCAAACGGCTCGATCGAAAAACGATTTGCTTTTCTAGGTTCATCTGTCGTGATTGGATTGTTGATCAACCCCTATGAATCCGGTCGGGTAGTATGAGAATTTGTCCACAGGTCTTGTGTCTTAGTAACTCTTGAATCTCAGGGCTTTGTTCTATGCGAATCGCTGCCGGATAGAGGGATCTCGGCAGCGATTCGCTGAACTTCACGAAATTAAGGCGAAGTCGTTGGAGAGGTCGTCGGGCTGGCAGTTGGAGACACAGTTGGAGAGGTTGTCGGACTGACCGTTGGAGACACGGTTGGAGAAGCTGCTGGCGACTCTGTTGTTCCAGTACCCGTTCCTCCAGTTCCAGCTGGTTCACAGGCACTAAGAACAGCCGACAAACCAATCAATGCGACTAACAGTGCAAAAATCTTATTCATAATTTCTCCATGAGGTTGAGTGAAAAACATCCAAAACATCAATTCTGGAAACAACAAAACAATAAAATGGGTGAAATTCTTGAACTTATGGCAGGCTTCCCGGAAAGACTGGCGGTCTTCTACGGGATCGTCTGGACTGCTTGAGAGAGAAAGAATTCATGAACCGCATCGTACTGCTCACAAACCGCTCTTCGGCACTCTGCTCTTCTCGATGTCCTAAGCTCCGTAACCCATTTAAGTCAAGAAAGCTAAACACCACTTTCGAGAAAAAAGGTACTAAGCAAAACAGAAAGGTATCAACATTCTGATCAAACAAGCGTAATCCAGAAGGACCGCTAATCCAAATCAGTGGATAGCAAATCCAAGTAATCGTAAAGAATGTCGTTAGCCCCTTGTAGAAACTCGATAGCTCTGCATCTCCTCGCGTCTTCTCACGCAAGGGACCCCAAATCCCCCAAAGGACGATTAGAAATGCAACACAGCCGATCGAATACCACAAATACCGCACCCAAGGAACATCTGAAAGATCAGCAATTAACCCACTGACAATCACAATCACTTGGGTTGCCATTAAGGAAAAAGTCAACGTCCAATCTTTCGATTGATGGCGGTGCATTGCTGTCCAGGAGAGTGACAACAACAGAAGCGGTGTTGTTACAATCCAATCGGCATAGCGAGCAAAATGAGTCGTCTGACCTGCGATCGCAATCTTTCCTAGTTCTAAACCATCTCCGCTCGTGGGGAGCACCATGAGCAGATACATCAAGCCCGACCAGATCGGAATGAAAGTTGCTACAAAGTATTCTAGTTTTGGAAGACCACGAGGATTCCGACCTAACAGTGCAAAATAGATCGCTCCAATCGACATTCCCACAATATAAAGCCAGTGCCAAAGGCTCTGCCAATCCATAAGTTCCTTCTCCTCATCAAAGTGAATATCGAGCTTGCATATACCAACGGATTCACATAACACCATTGAGTTACAAGACCGAGAGCTAGGGATAAAATGCTCAACTTCAAGTTAAGGTTTCAGTCTTGAATTACAATTCATCACATAGCTTACTTCTGTCGATTTAGAGAAGCCACAATCTAACTTAATCATTTGTCTGTTAGCATCAGCGCCCACCCTGAGCATGTTCTGCAAATGTGACACAGAAATGACAAGCTGCATCATGAAAAATAGTTTGCTGTTGTCCTTTCTAAACTCAATCTCTGTCTATAGCATGGTTAATTCTTCTGCTTCAATCATCTATTCATACATCAATCAAGAATCAGAATTGATGCCCATATCAAAGAACATCCTCTAGAACTATCTGTTATGAAAATTGGGCAATGGCTTGGATTAATTGTGCTTGTTGCTGCACTTTACATTGTTTGGCAGGTTCGGCAACTCTTACTACTAGGATTTACCGCGATCGTGCTTGCGACTGCACTGAATGGCGTTGTGCGTCAATTGCAGCGGTTTCGACTCAAGCGAGGATGGGCAATTTTGCTGACACTGGTGACTTTGCTGATATTAGCACTGGTAGCACTTGTACTGATTGTCCCGAATTTAATCGCGCAGCTTGCTGAATTAATTACTACCTTTCCCAGTGCACTGTCTGCAATTCAGCAAGGCATCAATTGGATTGAGAACCAAATTTTAGATCCCTACTTTCCGAATATCCCAAATTTTGACTGGATCATGACGCGACTTCAGCCGTTTGTCGCCAATTTATCGAGACAGGCAATTATCTTCTTTGCAAACTCGATTAGCGCAGTGTTTGAACTGTTGATTGTATTGATCCTTACGTTAATGTTGCTCATCAATCCTCAACCCTATCGTCACGCATTTATCCGGTGTTTTCCAGCTTTCTATCGATCTCGTGTCGATGAAGTGTTAACACGTTGTGCGACCGGACTCGAAAATTGGACAAAAGGCGCTCTGATCGAAATGATGTTTATCGGAGTGTTGAGTGCAATTGGTCTATGGGTTTTACAAGTTCCGCTAGTTCTTGCTCATGCAGTCTTGGCTGGTATCCTGAACTTTATTCCCAATATTGGACCGACGTTGAGTGCAATTTTTCCTATCGCGATCGCATTCCTAGATGAACCCTGGAAAGCTGTTGCTGTATTAGTCCTATACATTTTGATTCAAAACATTGAGAGCTATTGGCTCACGCCGACAGTCATGGCAAATCAAGTTGCCCTTCTT is part of the Leptolyngbya boryana PCC 6306 genome and harbors:
- the mgtE gene encoding magnesium transporter; protein product: MTQFPPNLTRQELREWVRSQLQPLLEQKDFQAAKALLVPIQPVDIADAIEDLPSVMQAIAFRLLSKDEAIEVYEYLDPAIQEALLEDFKRPDVLEVVDGMSPDDRVRLFDELPAKVVRQLFYHLSAEERDATALLLGYPANTAGRMMTPEYVSLKESWTVAQALERIRQVARSTETIYYLYITDISRRLNGILSLRDLLTADLEVLISQIMNREVVRVETNTDQEEVARIIQDYDLIALPVVDREQRLVGIVTVDDILDVLEEETTEDIYTLGGLQSDGDDYFRANLFTIARKRVVWLLVLLVTNTATSAVIRSQEDVLERVVALAAFIPLLIDTGGNVGSQSSTVIIRGLNTDNDQLRNRLSVIRREAIAGSILGAMLGVIVTVWAYFLQGDIGVALAVGISLFAISLIASIAGSGLPFLFQAFKLDPALMSAPFITTAVDVFGVLIYLNVARWILRI
- a CDS encoding bacteriorhodopsin → MDWQSLWHWLYIVGMSIGAIYFALLGRNPRGLPKLEYFVATFIPIWSGLMYLLMVLPTSGDGLELGKIAIAGQTTHFARYADWIVTTPLLLLSLSWTAMHRHQSKDWTLTFSLMATQVIVIVSGLIADLSDVPWVRYLWYSIGCVAFLIVLWGIWGPLREKTRGDAELSSFYKGLTTFFTITWICYPLIWISGPSGLRLFDQNVDTFLFCLVPFFSKVVFSFLDLNGLRSLGHREEQSAEERFVSSTMRFMNSFSLKQSRRSRRRPPVFPGSLP
- a CDS encoding AI-2E family transporter, with the translated sequence MKIGQWLGLIVLVAALYIVWQVRQLLLLGFTAIVLATALNGVVRQLQRFRLKRGWAILLTLVTLLILALVALVLIVPNLIAQLAELITTFPSALSAIQQGINWIENQILDPYFPNIPNFDWIMTRLQPFVANLSRQAIIFFANSISAVFELLIVLILTLMLLINPQPYRHAFIRCFPAFYRSRVDEVLTRCATGLENWTKGALIEMMFIGVLSAIGLWVLQVPLVLAHAVLAGILNFIPNIGPTLSAIFPIAIAFLDEPWKAVAVLVLYILIQNIESYWLTPTVMANQVALLPAITLTAQFFFTTVFGALGLVMALPLAVVVKTCIEEVLFKDILDRWQQPTGR